A section of the Campylobacter porcelli genome encodes:
- a CDS encoding ABC transporter ATP-binding protein: MIKLDNLTKFYPLSNGDKHFVFREFTFTFPDDCSIGLIGRNGAGKSTLMRLLSGADIPNAGRVITDKKISWPVGLAGGFQHALSARDNVKFVARVYGYKGEALEEKVRYIEEFAEIGKYFDEPMNTYSSGMRSRIGFGLSMAFDFDYYLIDEAGAVGDAKFKQKSDAIYKEKLSNSKVIMVSHDMSEIEQWCDKVILVNCGMTTVYDDVKEGIEMYKRICS; this comes from the coding sequence ATGATAAAATTAGATAATTTAACTAAATTTTACCCACTAAGCAATGGCGATAAGCACTTTGTATTTCGTGAATTTACCTTTACTTTTCCAGATGATTGTAGTATAGGCTTAATTGGTAGAAATGGAGCTGGTAAATCCACTCTTATGCGATTATTAAGTGGGGCTGATATTCCAAATGCTGGTAGAGTCATCACTGATAAGAAAATCTCATGGCCTGTTGGTCTAGCTGGGGGATTTCAACACGCACTTTCAGCTAGGGATAATGTCAAATTTGTAGCTAGAGTTTATGGATATAAAGGCGAGGCTTTAGAAGAAAAAGTGCGATATATAGAGGAGTTTGCAGAGATTGGCAAATACTTTGATGAGCCGATGAATACATACTCTTCAGGTATGAGATCGCGAATTGGTTTTGGGCTTAGTATGGCTTTTGATTTTGATTATTATCTCATAGATGAAGCTGGTGCTGTGGGAGATGCTAAATTTAAGCAAAAAAGCGATGCAATTTATAAAGAAAAATTAAGCAATTCTAAGGTAATAATGGTCTCTCACGATATGAGCGAGATAGAGCAGTGGTGCGATAAGGTGATCTTGGTAAATTGTGGTATGACTACGGTTTATGATGATGTCAAAGAGGGGATTGAGATGTATAAAAGGATATGCAGTTGA
- a CDS encoding ABC transporter permease encodes MLNVIRALFFRELKTRFGKNRHLGYFWVVGEPLIQILVITTVVTLIRENITHLVVPGGTPVFMFLACGVIPFFMFRNIVTQLMGGIAGNLSLFFYKPVRPIHVFLARALLEFYMHSLIFLCVMILAGWFIGYNVVPRDFLAMFISVLLMVLSGFSLGVIFAIITHFIEPLKTIFTYFTVALYILSCVVFPIWIIPSDILKYMLYNPMLHICESIKHYYFDGYPLVDGVNLAYPLVCNIIMLFIGFWFYYYKRRELVASRP; translated from the coding sequence GTGCTAAATGTTATAAGAGCGCTATTTTTTAGAGAGTTAAAGACTAGATTTGGTAAAAATAGGCATCTAGGTTACTTTTGGGTAGTTGGAGAGCCTTTAATACAGATATTAGTAATTACCACTGTAGTAACCTTAATTCGCGAGAATATCACTCATTTAGTTGTCCCTGGTGGCACCCCTGTTTTTATGTTTTTAGCTTGTGGGGTTATCCCATTTTTTATGTTTAGAAATATTGTTACGCAGCTTATGGGTGGGATAGCTGGAAATTTATCTTTATTTTTTTATAAGCCCGTTAGACCAATTCATGTATTTTTAGCTAGAGCTTTGCTTGAGTTTTATATGCACTCTTTGATATTTTTATGCGTGATGATTTTGGCTGGGTGGTTTATAGGTTATAATGTAGTGCCTAGGGATTTTTTAGCTATGTTTATTAGCGTTCTATTGATGGTGCTATCTGGATTTAGCCTTGGTGTGATTTTTGCGATTATTACGCATTTTATTGAGCCGCTTAAGACTATTTTTACATATTTTACAGTTGCTTTATATATACTATCTTGCGTTGTTTTTCCTATTTGGATTATCCCATCTGATATATTAAAATATATGCTTTATAATCCTATGCTACATATTTGTGAGAGTATAAAGCACTACTATTTTGATGGTTATCCGCTAGTTGATGGGGTAAATTTAGCATATCCTTTGGTTTGTAATATCATAATGCTATTTATAGGATTTTGGTTTTACTACTATAAACGAAGAGAACTTGTAGCGAGCAGACCATGA
- a CDS encoding capsule biosynthesis protein, with the protein MRLEDRITDIKGKNILLLQGPMGDFFNKLDNICTQNGAFVTRIGFNAGDAYFSKTKSYFAYKGRPKQWAKFINKFYQDNNIDIVFLFGDCRFYHKIAIKIAKGLGIDVYVFEEGYLRPGFITMEYYGVNNHSRMPRDREFYDNYNPKTKPFSAKSTSTYGLMAWWATQYYLVSNIFYFLYPHYIHHRDFSPIKEGFYGIRNLIRKIKYKFTERDLNGRFEGELSEKYYFVALQTHDDFQVRTHSRFRTMESFIEYIISSFSRYAPKDTILIFKHHPMDRGKKNYSSYIRYLAKIYRVDGRIMAVFDAHLPTIIKNSKAVILINSTVGLNALSYSKPVICLGKSMYDIKGLTTKDLNLDKFWSIQSPVDKELYSKFRAYLIDNTQITGSYYLKDGVEFK; encoded by the coding sequence ATGAGATTAGAAGATAGAATTACTGATATTAAAGGCAAAAATATCTTGCTTTTACAAGGTCCTATGGGGGATTTTTTCAATAAGCTTGATAATATTTGCACGCAAAATGGTGCTTTTGTTACAAGAATTGGCTTTAATGCTGGCGATGCGTATTTTTCTAAAACCAAGAGTTATTTTGCCTATAAAGGCAGACCAAAGCAGTGGGCTAAATTTATTAATAAATTCTATCAAGATAATAATATTGATATTGTTTTTTTATTTGGGGATTGTAGATTTTATCACAAGATTGCTATTAAGATAGCAAAGGGGTTGGGAATTGATGTTTATGTATTTGAAGAGGGGTATTTGCGTCCTGGATTTATCACAATGGAGTATTATGGGGTAAATAACCACTCTAGAATGCCTAGAGATAGGGAGTTTTATGATAATTATAACCCAAAGACCAAGCCATTTTCAGCCAAATCAACCTCTACTTATGGCTTGATGGCGTGGTGGGCGACGCAGTATTATTTGGTATCAAATATTTTCTATTTTCTATACCCACATTATATCCATCATCGTGATTTTTCACCTATTAAAGAGGGTTTTTATGGAATAAGAAATTTAATTAGAAAGATTAAATATAAATTTACTGAAAGAGATTTAAATGGGCGTTTCGAAGGGGAGTTAAGCGAAAAATACTATTTTGTAGCACTTCAAACTCACGATGATTTCCAAGTTAGAACGCACTCTAGATTTAGAACTATGGAGAGTTTTATTGAGTATATTATCTCATCATTTTCTAGATACGCCCCTAAGGATACAATCTTGATTTTTAAGCACCATCCTATGGATAGAGGCAAGAAAAATTATAGCTCATACATTAGATATTTAGCCAAAATTTATAGGGTTGATGGCCGCATAATGGCTGTGTTTGATGCTCATCTGCCTACAATTATTAAAAATTCAAAAGCCGTAATACTCATAAATAGCACTGTTGGATTAAATGCTCTAAGCTACTCTAAGCCCGTAATTTGCCTTGGCAAATCTATGTATGATATTAAGGGACTTACTACTAAGGATTTAAATTTGGATAAATTTTGGAGCATTCAATCCCCAGTAGATAAGGAGCTTTATTCTAAATTTAGAGCCTATCTAATAGACAATACGCAAATAACTGGAAGCTACTATTTAAAAGATGGAGTAGAATTTAAATAG
- a CDS encoding capsular polysaccharide biosynthesis protein, with amino-acid sequence MRFDGYSKSIKLIKNIKYFYKLRRYFKFAFIGENSKFYGWGRKKSGYDAIDLADKLSGEFRLLEDGFIRSVGLGVDGARLLSVVEDDIGIYYDATRPSRLEMILSNYEFSDELLQDARWCMDYIITHNISKYNNAPNITQELVEKYELNRGKNILIIAQTSGDASLVYSFSDKFSTNEIVSLAIDENPGANVLLKIHPDALSGKKKSDIDISNLPPQIKIITQDINPISLLKHIDKVYTKSSGMGFEALICGCECVCFGVPFYAGWGLSDDRVKAPNRRNKKLAIEQLFAGAYMIYAKYIDPYTGQNTTLKRLLPQINTIKNARLNESDKVKFLFGFSIWKRKFILPFLGKNLKFISTFSKDPLKIALKNGLDNNSLVYIWGKKEYPKLQKWCDENGVLITRVEDGFIRSVGLGSDLTRPYSLVFDDLGIYFDTRFESRLEHILNYHKFSQYELEFAKKLREILINSKISKYNDDKDGIIASQNGKKIALVIGQVEDDASVKIGADGMKNIELIKQARLNSPKAHIIYKPHPDVLSGNRIGKVDEKEALKYCDEIVAGVSMPVLLDLADEIHTMTSTSGLEAILRGKKVICYGRPFWAGWGLSDDKKSLPRRYRNLSIDELIAGAYIIYPRYIHPVNLEPCNASDLIFALQKQKVILNNNNMVMKFKYKIYLILIRVGQKILRNYLVKK; translated from the coding sequence ATGAGATTTGATGGTTATAGTAAATCTATAAAATTGATAAAAAATATAAAATATTTTTATAAGCTTAGGCGATATTTTAAATTTGCATTCATAGGTGAAAATAGCAAATTTTATGGCTGGGGGCGTAAAAAATCTGGCTATGATGCTATCGATTTAGCAGATAAATTAAGTGGTGAGTTTCGCCTTTTAGAAGATGGTTTTATCCGCTCGGTTGGGCTAGGGGTTGATGGTGCTAGATTGCTTAGTGTAGTTGAAGATGATATAGGGATATACTATGATGCCACTAGACCAAGCAGATTAGAGATGATTTTATCAAATTATGAATTTAGCGATGAGCTATTACAAGATGCTAGGTGGTGCATGGATTACATCATCACGCATAATATTTCAAAATACAATAACGCCCCAAATATCACTCAAGAATTGGTAGAAAAATATGAGCTAAATAGAGGCAAAAATATCCTTATAATAGCTCAAACTAGTGGCGATGCGTCGTTAGTTTATAGTTTTAGTGATAAATTTAGCACCAATGAGATTGTAAGTTTAGCTATAGATGAAAATCCTGGCGCAAATGTGCTTTTAAAAATCCATCCAGATGCCCTAAGTGGCAAGAAAAAATCCGATATAGATATATCAAATTTACCCCCGCAAATCAAAATCATCACTCAAGATATAAATCCAATCTCGCTTTTAAAACACATAGATAAAGTCTATACCAAAAGCTCTGGCATGGGATTTGAAGCTTTGATATGTGGGTGTGAGTGCGTGTGTTTTGGGGTGCCATTTTATGCTGGCTGGGGGCTAAGTGATGATAGGGTAAAAGCACCAAATAGACGCAATAAAAAGCTAGCCATAGAGCAGTTATTTGCTGGGGCGTATATGATTTATGCTAAGTATATAGACCCATACACAGGGCAAAATACCACGCTAAAAAGGCTATTGCCACAGATTAATACTATAAAAAATGCTAGGTTAAATGAGAGCGATAAAGTAAAATTTTTATTTGGATTTTCTATTTGGAAGCGTAAATTTATACTTCCATTTTTGGGTAAAAATTTGAAATTCATAAGCACATTTAGTAAAGATCCGCTTAAAATAGCCTTAAAAAATGGGTTAGATAATAATTCGCTAGTTTATATCTGGGGTAAAAAAGAGTATCCAAAACTGCAAAAATGGTGCGATGAAAACGGAGTTTTGATAACTAGAGTAGAAGATGGCTTTATCCGCTCAGTTGGGCTTGGGAGTGATCTTACAAGACCATACTCTTTGGTCTTTGATGATTTGGGGATATACTTTGATACTAGGTTTGAAAGTAGGCTAGAGCACATACTAAACTACCATAAATTTAGTCAGTATGAGCTTGAATTTGCGAAAAAGTTAAGGGAAATTTTAATAAATAGTAAAATTTCGAAGTATAATGATGATAAAGATGGTATAATTGCGTCTCAAAATGGCAAAAAAATTGCTCTAGTTATCGGTCAAGTCGAAGATGACGCTAGTGTAAAAATCGGTGCTGATGGAATGAAAAATATAGAGCTAATCAAACAAGCAAGGTTAAACTCGCCTAAGGCTCATATCATCTATAAGCCTCACCCAGATGTGCTAAGTGGTAATAGAATAGGCAAAGTAGATGAAAAAGAGGCGTTAAAATATTGCGATGAGATAGTAGCTGGAGTGAGTATGCCTGTGCTACTTGATTTAGCTGATGAGATACATACGATGACATCTACTAGCGGATTGGAAGCTATTTTGCGTGGTAAAAAAGTCATTTGCTATGGTAGGCCATTTTGGGCTGGCTGGGGACTAAGTGATGATAAAAAATCACTTCCTAGGCGTTATAGAAATTTAAGTATAGATGAGTTAATAGCTGGGGCGTATATAATCTATCCAAGATATATTCATCCTGTAAATTTAGAGCCTTGCAATGCTAGTGATTTAATATTTGCTTTGCAAAAGCAAAAAGTGATATTAAATAATAATAATATGGTAATGAAATTTAAATATAAAATTTATTTAATTTTAATTAGAGTTGGACAAAAGATATTGCGCAACTATTTGGTAAAAAAATGA
- a CDS encoding outer membrane beta-barrel protein, with amino-acid sequence MFKLKSTVLILSLSATFALADGYFIGFSGGFNHSSVDEDNYDLISDNNLLLSPKFGYQVDDTHRYSLSYEYGGKSIGSRSYNIEIGGVVIANEWEKYKFTSHRFLLGYDYTPLIQPNLRADIGVFVGYSLGEFDVENSLIQDIAPAIPNFLDGFSYGAKLGALYEVDDKWNIEFGARIMHTMYKSKDLNLSFDYGGATYEIENKPFRLKQLDTSAYLGVSYKF; translated from the coding sequence ATGTTTAAATTAAAATCTACAGTTCTCATACTATCTTTAAGCGCCACATTTGCTCTAGCTGATGGGTATTTTATCGGATTTAGTGGTGGATTTAATCATAGCTCAGTAGATGAGGATAACTATGACTTAATATCAGATAATAATCTCTTATTATCACCTAAATTTGGCTATCAAGTAGATGATACGCATAGATACTCTCTATCATATGAATATGGTGGCAAATCAATCGGCAGCAGAAGCTACAATATCGAAATAGGCGGCGTAGTTATAGCAAATGAGTGGGAAAAATATAAATTTACCTCTCATAGATTTTTATTAGGATATGACTACACTCCATTAATACAACCAAATTTAAGGGCTGATATAGGCGTATTTGTAGGATACTCTTTGGGCGAATTTGATGTAGAAAATAGCTTAATACAAGATATAGCCCCAGCTATTCCTAACTTTCTTGATGGATTTAGCTATGGAGCTAAATTAGGTGCCTTGTATGAAGTAGATGATAAATGGAATATAGAATTTGGTGCGAGAATTATGCACACAATGTATAAAAGTAAAGATTTAAATTTGAGCTTTGATTATGGTGGCGCAACCTACGAGATAGAAAATAAGCCATTTAGGCTAAAACAGCTTGATACATCAGCATATCTGGGCGTAAGTTATAAATTTTAA
- a CDS encoding HAD family hydrolase: MSKIKAVIFDMDGVLIEAKDWHYEALNKALKIFGMEISRYEHLTTFDGLPTKDKLKMLTITKGLPQGLHSFLNELKQLYTMELVHTLCKPTFCHEYALSKLKSEGYKMAVCSNSIKNTIEVMMQKAALDGYLDFYISNQDVTKGKPDPEMYNKAIARFGLSPKECLIVEDNENGIKAARASGANVMIVSEVNYDNIKAHIDLYKKEDK; encoded by the coding sequence ATGAGTAAAATAAAAGCAGTAATTTTTGATATGGATGGAGTTTTAATAGAAGCTAAAGATTGGCATTATGAAGCATTAAATAAGGCTTTAAAGATTTTTGGTATGGAAATTTCACGCTATGAGCATTTAACTACATTTGATGGACTTCCAACAAAAGATAAACTAAAAATGCTAACAATCACAAAAGGCTTGCCGCAGGGATTACACTCGTTTTTAAATGAGCTAAAGCAACTTTACACAATGGAGCTAGTTCATACTCTTTGTAAGCCTACATTTTGCCATGAATACGCACTTTCAAAGCTAAAAAGCGAAGGTTACAAAATGGCAGTTTGCTCAAATTCGATAAAAAACACAATCGAAGTAATGATGCAAAAAGCAGCATTAGATGGCTACTTGGATTTTTATATATCTAATCAAGATGTTACAAAAGGCAAACCAGATCCAGAAATGTATAACAAAGCTATAGCAAGATTTGGTTTAAGCCCAAAAGAGTGTTTGATCGTTGAAGATAATGAAAATGGCATAAAAGCAGCAAGAGCAAGTGGAGCTAATGTTATGATAGTAAGCGAAGTAAATTACGACAATATAAAAGCCCATATAGATCTATATAAAAAGGAAGATAAATGA
- a CDS encoding sugar phosphate nucleotidyltransferase, whose product MINILVPMAGKSYFFDDKQDGFPKPFIEICGKTMLEHFILNYQNIDNKRFIFIIQDDENRKFGLEDAINVLTNNKSQVLVLKNQTAGMACSALMATEFIDNDTPLIIANMDQIFELDLNLDIERLSNFDAGVLSFENIHPRFSYIKCDEFDNIVQASEKKQISKNAIAGFYYFKKGSDFILAAKNMIKKILI is encoded by the coding sequence ATGATAAATATCCTTGTGCCTATGGCTGGTAAGAGCTATTTTTTTGATGATAAACAAGATGGATTTCCTAAGCCGTTTATTGAAATTTGCGGTAAAACAATGCTTGAACATTTTATTTTAAACTATCAAAATATAGATAACAAACGCTTCATATTTATAATTCAAGATGATGAAAATAGAAAATTTGGTTTAGAAGATGCGATAAATGTGCTTACAAATAATAAAAGCCAAGTGCTTGTTTTGAAAAATCAAACGGCGGGAATGGCTTGTTCTGCCCTAATGGCAACTGAGTTTATAGATAATGATACGCCATTAATCATTGCCAATATGGATCAAATTTTTGAACTTGATTTAAATTTAGATATTGAAAGATTATCAAATTTTGACGCTGGTGTTTTGAGTTTTGAAAATATACATCCAAGATTTTCATATATTAAATGCGATGAATTTGACAATATTGTACAAGCTTCTGAGAAAAAGCAAATTAGTAAAAATGCAATTGCTGGATTTTACTATTTTAAAAAAGGGAGTGATTTTATACTTGCAGCAAAAAATATGATAAAAAAGATATTAATTTAG
- a CDS encoding nuclear transport factor 2 family protein gives MIKMLTKQYIKAFNNKNLDEIAKLLDESFILQDPVVRKISGKNKCLNAIEDIFKSANKLSFNAKNIYQDKNATFIEFILILDGLKLEGVDIIEWKGEKIVELRAYLDTKGTKDE, from the coding sequence ATGATTAAAATGCTAACAAAGCAGTATATTAAAGCTTTTAATAATAAAAATTTAGATGAAATAGCCAAATTGCTTGATGAGAGCTTTATCCTACAAGATCCAGTGGTAAGAAAAATATCTGGCAAAAATAAGTGTTTAAATGCTATAGAAGATATATTTAAAAGTGCAAATAAGTTAAGTTTTAACGCAAAAAATATATATCAAGATAAAAATGCAACTTTTATCGAATTCATCTTAATTTTAGATGGTTTAAAACTAGAAGGTGTAGATATTATAGAGTGGAAAGGTGAAAAGATAGTCGAGCTTAGGGCGTATCTAGACACAAAGGGAACAAAAGATGAATAA
- a CDS encoding glycosyltransferase family 2 protein, with product MNILIPAAGAGSRFAKEGYAKPKPFIDVLGKPMIVRVLENLSVDDAHYIIILQKAHLEKEKELCNVIAKDYNVSFVGVESLTEGTACSVLHARELINNDTPLMIANSDQIVDIDIANFINDCKNRHLDGSILCFKDKEENPKWSFVKMNGDLIVEVKEKEVISDIATVGIYLFSKGRLFVDSAIDMIARNDRVNNEFYTALAYNYAIKNGAKIGCFLMEFDEMHGIGTPSDLEKYIGR from the coding sequence ATAAATATTTTAATACCAGCAGCAGGCGCTGGAAGTCGCTTTGCTAAAGAGGGATATGCTAAGCCAAAACCATTTATTGATGTTCTTGGTAAGCCTATGATAGTAAGAGTTTTGGAAAATTTAAGCGTTGATGATGCACACTATATAATTATATTACAAAAAGCCCATTTAGAAAAAGAAAAAGAGTTATGTAATGTAATAGCCAAAGATTACAATGTTAGCTTCGTTGGTGTAGAATCTCTTACAGAAGGGACTGCTTGTTCAGTATTACATGCTAGAGAGCTTATAAATAATGATACTCCACTAATGATAGCAAACTCCGATCAAATTGTCGATATTGATATAGCCAATTTTATAAATGATTGTAAAAATAGGCATCTAGATGGCTCAATTTTATGTTTTAAAGATAAAGAAGAAAACCCAAAATGGTCTTTTGTAAAAATGAATGGCGATCTAATCGTAGAAGTAAAAGAAAAAGAGGTTATATCGGATATTGCTACAGTTGGAATTTACCTATTTTCCAAGGGGAGATTATTTGTAGATTCAGCAATAGATATGATCGCTAGAAATGATAGGGTAAATAATGAGTTTTACACAGCTCTAGCATATAACTATGCTATTAAAAATGGAGCTAAAATTGGTTGCTTTTTGATGGAATTTGATGAGATGCATGGTATTGGTACGCCATCTGACCTAGAAAAGTATATTGGGAGATAA
- the murD gene encoding UDP-N-acetylmuramoyl-L-alanine--D-glutamate ligase: MIKSLFGYAGTTKSIARSGGWNIYDDKFEVVSSDEHGNALLPVDKFNPNLSKLEIPSPGFPPYHKLIKSAKNIISEYDYFRNYTPKSIWISGTNGKTTTTKMTEHLLRNRGAIMGGNVGIPLGDLVDKKAKIWILETSSFTMHYTKFASPDIYVLLPISDDHISWHGSAKEYEKAKLKPLSMMREGGVAIVPKCYENIRSNAKIIGYEDEIDLANKFSIDIGRIDFRVPFLMDAIMALAIENIIFSSLSIDLLNKFIIEPHKLEELRDGKGRLWVNDTKATNIDATLQALARYSGLKIHIILGGDDKGVSIQKAVATAARQGALIYAIGSNCDEITKMACGLNADVYNAKTLENAVNLIDKAMGRDDVALLSPACASLDQFSSYAQRGDKFKEYISQIL, translated from the coding sequence ATGATAAAATCACTATTTGGTTACGCAGGAACGACAAAATCAATCGCTAGAAGTGGCGGCTGGAATATTTATGATGATAAATTTGAAGTAGTTAGTAGCGACGAGCATGGAAATGCTTTGTTGCCAGTAGATAAATTTAATCCTAATCTAAGTAAGCTTGAGATTCCAAGTCCTGGATTTCCGCCATACCATAAGCTTATAAAATCAGCTAAAAATATAATTAGTGAGTATGATTATTTTAGAAATTATACGCCAAAGAGTATTTGGATTAGCGGTACAAATGGCAAGACTACAACGACTAAAATGACAGAGCATCTCTTAAGAAATAGGGGCGCTATAATGGGTGGCAATGTGGGAATTCCGCTTGGGGATTTGGTGGATAAAAAGGCTAAAATTTGGATCTTAGAAACTAGCTCTTTTACTATGCATTATACTAAATTCGCAAGTCCTGATATATATGTGCTTTTACCTATTAGCGATGATCATATAAGTTGGCATGGTAGTGCTAAAGAGTATGAAAAGGCTAAGCTAAAACCACTATCTATGATGAGAGAAGGGGGCGTGGCTATAGTGCCAAAATGCTATGAAAATATCAGATCTAATGCTAAAATTATAGGCTATGAAGATGAGATTGATCTGGCTAATAAATTTAGTATTGATATTGGTAGGATTGATTTTAGGGTGCCATTTTTGATGGATGCGATTATGGCATTAGCTATTGAGAATATCATATTTAGCTCATTGAGTATAGATCTGCTTAATAAATTTATAATTGAGCCTCATAAACTTGAGGAGTTAAGAGATGGTAAAGGCAGATTGTGGGTAAATGATACTAAGGCTACAAATATTGATGCGACGCTTCAAGCTTTAGCAAGATATAGTGGCTTAAAAATACATATTATACTTGGTGGAGATGATAAGGGTGTAAGCATTCAAAAGGCCGTTGCTACTGCGGCTAGGCAAGGTGCTTTAATCTATGCTATAGGCTCAAATTGCGATGAGATAACCAAGATGGCTTGTGGGCTAAATGCAGATGTGTATAATGCCAAAACATTAGAGAATGCTGTAAATTTGATAGATAAGGCTATGGGTAGAGATGATGTGGCTTTGCTTAGTCCAGCTTGTGCTAGTTTAGATCAATTTAGCTCATATGCCCAGCGTGGGGATAAGTTTAAAGAGTATATATCGCAGATTTTGTAA
- the mraY gene encoding phospho-N-acetylmuramoyl-pentapeptide-transferase gives MLYYIYDFFGVNFFSYLTVRAQISFFLAFILTLIFMPKFIAWARAKNANQPIYELAPQAHQQKRKTPTMGGVVFIICAIVATIFSANLNNAFVLIGLFVLGGFCLLGFYDDYSKIVGKQNHAGLSARVKFVFQILLGVATAVFLYFFSSLDAMFYIPFYKYPICDISIFAVVLWILVLTSASNAVNLTDGLDGLASVPSILGLLTLGIFAYLMGHAVYSSYLLLPKVVNLGEIVILVTALIGALLGFLWFNCYPAEVFMGDSGSLSIGAFIGYMGIVTKNELLLIIIGFVFVVETLSVILQVSSFKIRKKRIFLMAPLHHHFEMKGWSENKIIVRFWMIALVANLIALIALKLR, from the coding sequence GTGCTTTACTATATTTATGATTTTTTCGGTGTGAATTTTTTTAGCTATTTGACCGTTCGTGCTCAAATAAGCTTCTTTTTAGCTTTTATTCTTACTCTTATTTTTATGCCTAAATTTATAGCTTGGGCTAGGGCTAAAAATGCCAATCAGCCAATTTATGAATTAGCCCCACAAGCTCATCAGCAAAAAAGGAAAACCCCTACAATGGGTGGCGTGGTTTTTATAATTTGTGCCATTGTAGCTACCATATTTAGCGCAAATTTAAATAACGCTTTTGTTTTGATTGGGCTTTTTGTTTTGGGTGGATTTTGTCTGCTTGGATTTTATGATGATTATAGCAAGATAGTAGGTAAGCAAAATCACGCAGGGCTTAGTGCTAGAGTGAAGTTTGTATTTCAAATTTTATTAGGAGTGGCTACTGCTGTTTTTTTATATTTTTTTAGCTCACTAGATGCGATGTTTTATATACCATTTTATAAATATCCTATTTGCGATATATCCATATTTGCCGTTGTTTTGTGGATTTTGGTGCTTACTTCTGCTTCTAATGCTGTGAATTTAACCGATGGATTAGATGGTCTTGCTAGTGTGCCTTCAATTTTAGGGCTTTTGACTTTGGGGATTTTTGCTTATTTGATGGGGCATGCGGTTTATAGCTCATATTTACTGCTACCAAAGGTGGTAAATTTGGGCGAGATAGTTATTTTAGTTACGGCTTTAATAGGTGCTTTGCTTGGATTTTTGTGGTTTAATTGCTATCCAGCTGAAGTCTTTATGGGAGATAGCGGAAGCCTTAGCATTGGGGCGTTTATCGGCTATATGGGGATTGTGACTAAAAATGAGCTTTTGCTTATCATAATAGGCTTTGTATTTGTGGTGGAGACTCTATCTGTGATTTTGCAAGTTAGTAGCTTTAAAATCAGGAAAAAGCGTATATTTTTAATGGCTCCTTTACACCATCATTTTGAGATGAAAGGGTGGAGTGAAAATAAGATTATCGTGCGGTTTTGGATGATAGCTTTGGTGGCAAATTTGATTGCTTTAATAGCATTAAAACTAAGGTAA